The genomic stretch AGATCGTCCGCCACCCCGGCGGCGTCGGCGTTCTTCCGCTGCACGACGACGGAACGGTCACGCTCATCCGGCAGCTTCGCCCCGCGGTGGGGGGATCTCTCCTGGAAATCCCGGCGGGAAGGCTTGCGCCGGGCGAAGACCCGGCCGTGTGCGGCCGGCGGGAGCTGGCCGAGGAGACCGGCATCGAAGCCGGGAACCTCCTTCCGCTCGGGTTCTTCTACCCTTCCCCGGGCGTCTTCGACGAGGTGATCCACCTGTTCGTGGGGAAGGAGCTGCGCCAGGGGACGGCCACGCCCGAGCATTACGAGGAGATCGAGACGGTCCGCCTCCCGCTCGCGGAAGCGCTGGCTTCCGCCGTGGCCGGAGAGATCCGGGACGGCAAGACGATCGCGGCCCTCCTTCGTGCCGGGGGCGGATGCATCCTGTGATATCTTCTTTT from Deltaproteobacteria bacterium encodes the following:
- a CDS encoding NUDIX hydrolase — encoded protein: METRNRSTLFKGLVVDLEQMEVRIGGKGWHVYQIVRHPGGVGVLPLHDDGTVTLIRQLRPAVGGSLLEIPAGRLAPGEDPAVCGRRELAEETGIEAGNLLPLGFFYPSPGVFDEVIHLFVGKELRQGTATPEHYEEIETVRLPLAEALASAVAGEIRDGKTIAALLRAGGGCIL